The following are from one region of the Thermomicrobiales bacterium genome:
- a CDS encoding glycosyltransferase: MNPWKIRLAGILAMASMLWCGPWLLMHLNYEDFWLSVPFAFALSLTMALTAVTCINEWLRAVPETHPVPKGEEPIVGVLVPTLGEPLSMVLRTVESIFAQDWPANRLVVIVSDDLGSPELEHEVERLQNHYPRGRIVYHRPPGRESSLRRGDAKAGNLNSAYDRLIEIEPNVGYIETRDCDDEVVEPFFLRQVVGLLLHDDALAFVQTRKTAEVSEGDPFNNLEPIFYEGMLLARHATNAVFPCGSGLVWRRNALESIGLFPTWSLVEDLMSGIEALRLGWKSAYLPIVGAQAQHAPEDIPNVYKQRGTWALDTMRIMFWLDFKGLGVRQRLQFMQMAIFYLHSFATILFMLCISVTLFTNIYPFRLEGYEAAIRFWPLVVATELFLVSLKGNRPFESVWRLREMAVGLAPIYAMASLRALFGGPDCAYRYRVTRKTDKHQWYWKETLLQTTLVLVLVAGLIYRIANTSDWSAFDAGLLYLGLLQVIPMAGFVRKSWFGLDPARELFGRRRTMLDPSHANPGD; encoded by the coding sequence ATGAACCCCTGGAAGATCCGGCTGGCGGGTATCCTGGCGATGGCCAGTATGTTGTGGTGTGGACCCTGGCTCCTGATGCACCTCAACTACGAAGACTTCTGGCTCTCGGTCCCCTTCGCGTTTGCCCTGAGCCTGACCATGGCGTTGACCGCGGTGACGTGCATCAACGAGTGGCTGCGCGCCGTTCCGGAAACGCACCCCGTGCCAAAGGGGGAAGAACCGATTGTGGGGGTATTGGTGCCAACCCTCGGCGAACCGTTGTCGATGGTGCTGCGCACGGTCGAATCGATCTTCGCCCAGGATTGGCCGGCCAATCGGTTGGTGGTCATCGTCAGTGACGATCTGGGGTCTCCAGAACTGGAGCACGAGGTCGAGCGGCTGCAGAACCACTATCCGCGTGGCCGCATCGTCTACCACCGTCCCCCGGGTCGCGAGTCGTCGCTACGACGGGGCGATGCCAAGGCCGGTAATCTCAACTCCGCCTACGACCGGCTGATCGAGATCGAGCCGAACGTCGGCTACATCGAAACGCGCGATTGCGACGACGAAGTCGTCGAGCCGTTTTTCTTGCGGCAGGTCGTGGGGCTCTTGCTGCACGACGACGCGCTGGCCTTTGTTCAGACCCGCAAGACCGCCGAGGTATCCGAAGGGGACCCGTTCAACAATCTCGAACCGATCTTCTATGAAGGGATGCTCCTCGCGCGCCACGCGACCAACGCGGTTTTCCCGTGCGGATCGGGGCTGGTCTGGCGGCGCAACGCGCTCGAATCGATCGGTCTTTTCCCCACCTGGAGTCTGGTCGAAGACCTGATGTCCGGGATCGAAGCGCTCCGGCTCGGCTGGAAGAGCGCCTATCTCCCCATCGTCGGCGCTCAGGCGCAACACGCCCCGGAAGACATCCCCAATGTCTACAAGCAACGGGGCACCTGGGCGCTCGACACCATGCGCATCATGTTCTGGCTCGATTTCAAGGGGCTGGGCGTTCGGCAGCGGCTGCAATTCATGCAGATGGCCATCTTCTATCTGCACAGCTTCGCGACCATTCTCTTCATGCTCTGCATCTCGGTGACGCTGTTCACCAATATCTATCCCTTCCGGCTCGAGGGATACGAAGCGGCCATTCGCTTCTGGCCGCTGGTGGTTGCCACCGAGCTCTTCCTGGTCTCGCTCAAAGGGAACCGCCCGTTCGAATCGGTCTGGCGGTTGCGCGAGATGGCCGTCGGTCTGGCGCCGATCTATGCCATGGCATCGTTGCGGGCGCTGTTTGGCGGCCCAGATTGCGCATACCGCTATCGGGTAACGCGCAAGACCGACAAGCATCAGTGGTATTGGAAAGAGACGTTGCTGCAAACCACGCTGGTACTGGTGCTGGTCGCCGGATTGATCTATCGGATCGCGAACACATCGGACTGGAGCGCGTTCGACGCCGGGTTGCTCTATCTCGGTCTCCTGCAGGTCATCCCGATGGCTGGATTCGTGCGCAAGAGCTGGTTCGGGCTCGATCCGGCGCGCGAGCTGTTTGGGCGGCGGAGAACGATGCTCGATCCCTCGCATGCGAATCCCGGCGATTGA
- a CDS encoding glycosyltransferase family 39 protein has product MASSAAAVRARSHALGKQERDFTIAGIAIVLLFVVLQAVHIARQFNSLSAIESRAALAGLRTLDGYGWSDGYLRTLPGSLLWPVLSGSAYEFWGAAGARLIALALVAVGFLALRSATDWLFGARAACFAAGALALSAPFWVAGHLSSMEAPALAATCIAVWAIVQLARFDHRGWLLLATAMLTVAMLAHYRAVLMLIPATMLIAALRRRRAPIDIGLMWLLAGLALVVYFDIFATQIVDVLSPGRVFGLSDGIGAYDSANAVRAVIVLWGVLPLLAGFAAWYRNRGLRPVIAAFLMGPALWLGTWLLSARDGATLVHLDLALGTVLLYPAVGLALAEVSWDRARLIVLGVAVLGLGLLAAQQTRAFDRGWPDSSEPVAALVSAMKPGDQVLANERWPYALALYEADRIEAPNDVLDESLLFERDVVFDFCSFSWFVDSQAIDPWSALVMTGIGSCGTFEPVVTASSSVSSVSDGLRDREHLVQTVVRHNTKPFQEDV; this is encoded by the coding sequence ATGGCGTCCTCAGCCGCAGCAGTGCGCGCTCGGTCGCACGCGCTTGGGAAACAGGAAAGAGACTTCACGATTGCCGGGATTGCAATCGTGCTGCTTTTCGTCGTCCTCCAGGCCGTCCACATCGCCCGTCAGTTCAATTCGCTTTCGGCCATCGAGTCCCGCGCGGCGCTCGCCGGATTGCGCACGCTCGATGGGTATGGCTGGAGCGATGGATATCTGCGCACCCTGCCCGGGTCGCTGCTCTGGCCAGTGCTCAGCGGGAGCGCATACGAGTTCTGGGGAGCCGCTGGTGCGCGTTTGATCGCGCTTGCATTGGTGGCAGTGGGGTTTCTCGCGTTGCGCTCTGCCACAGACTGGTTGTTTGGAGCGCGGGCTGCCTGCTTCGCGGCGGGCGCGCTTGCGCTCAGCGCCCCATTCTGGGTGGCTGGGCATCTGAGCTCGATGGAAGCGCCGGCGCTGGCAGCCACATGCATTGCGGTCTGGGCCATCGTGCAGCTTGCGCGCTTCGATCATCGTGGATGGCTCTTGCTGGCGACGGCGATGTTGACCGTGGCGATGCTGGCGCACTATCGCGCTGTGCTGATGCTGATTCCGGCCACCATGCTGATCGCCGCGTTGCGTCGCCGGCGCGCCCCAATCGATATCGGCCTGATGTGGCTGCTGGCGGGGCTTGCCCTGGTCGTGTACTTCGATATTTTTGCCACCCAAATCGTCGATGTCTTGTCACCGGGAAGAGTTTTCGGGCTCTCCGATGGGATCGGCGCCTACGACTCGGCAAATGCGGTCCGGGCGGTCATCGTGCTGTGGGGCGTCCTGCCCTTGCTGGCTGGTTTCGCTGCCTGGTATCGGAACCGAGGTTTGCGTCCGGTCATTGCTGCGTTCCTGATGGGCCCCGCGCTCTGGCTGGGGACGTGGCTCCTTAGCGCGCGTGACGGAGCTACCCTGGTCCATCTCGATCTCGCGCTCGGAACCGTGTTGCTCTATCCCGCGGTTGGGCTGGCGCTGGCGGAGGTCTCCTGGGATCGCGCCCGGCTGATCGTGCTTGGCGTCGCTGTGCTTGGGCTTGGGTTGCTTGCCGCTCAGCAAACGCGGGCGTTCGACCGCGGGTGGCCCGATTCGTCCGAACCAGTTGCCGCGTTGGTCAGCGCCATGAAGCCAGGCGATCAGGTGCTCGCGAACGAGCGCTGGCCCTATGCGCTCGCGCTCTATGAGGCCGACCGGATCGAAGCGCCGAACGATGTGCTCGACGAATCGTTGCTTTTCGAGCGCGATGTCGTTTTCGACTTCTGCAGCTTCTCCTGGTTTGTCGATTCGCAGGCGATCGATCCCTGGAGCGCGCTGGTCATGACCGGTATCGGCTCCTGTGGAACCTTTGAGCCCGTGGTTACCGCCAGTTCGAGCGTCTCCTCGGTGAGCGACGGATTGCGGGATCGCGAGCATCTCGTTCAGACGGTCGTGCGTCACAACACGAAGCCGTTCCAGGAGGACGTATGA
- a CDS encoding PQQ-dependent sugar dehydrogenase, whose amino-acid sequence MNAHRRMTLFGTLVLLSLLIVPIAVAQDSTPTSGSPAASPVASPIASPIASPAASPVAVEPTPTQIPDGPPEGTPLPAHITTGLYPGQGSVTLVKVADGLESPRVITPAFDGTGRLFIGERYGTVRILTAEGELLPEPFIDIGPIVVSVHQDQGLLGIAFHPDYETNGLFYLAYTDYNVNGGLVVSQYRVSADDPNKADPDYAVDIIKIPHPTPILNGGTIHFGPNDGYLYIGSGNGAFFGVHDLFTAQEMDQSLGKILRINIVNDENGTYYTIPPDNPYNASYTYPAAPVTFAMGLRNPWSWQFDYETGDMYITDVGEMSWEEINFIPASSNGGQNFGWPMWEGAHCVNYLSTGSCPEMGTLPVAEYPHVGYGCAVAGVGVYRGDDIPFLEGFFLAVDYCTGKILSLSHDSVGKWQFQELADLYLLLLGGGVSEDGEAYVLSCDCGLGPGKAENNPGTVWKVVSTANIPEGVEVAPNG is encoded by the coding sequence ATGAACGCACACCGACGGATGACACTTTTCGGCACGCTGGTGCTCTTGTCGCTCTTGATCGTCCCAATTGCGGTCGCTCAGGACAGCACACCGACTTCCGGATCACCGGCCGCAAGCCCGGTTGCGAGTCCCATTGCAAGCCCAATCGCAAGCCCGGCCGCGTCACCGGTTGCGGTCGAGCCAACGCCAACTCAGATCCCGGACGGTCCGCCTGAAGGCACGCCGCTTCCAGCGCATATCACGACCGGGCTCTACCCAGGTCAGGGATCGGTCACCCTGGTCAAGGTGGCAGACGGGTTGGAAAGCCCGCGCGTGATTACTCCGGCGTTCGATGGCACGGGCCGGCTCTTCATTGGCGAGCGCTATGGCACCGTGCGGATCCTGACGGCCGAGGGTGAGCTGTTGCCGGAGCCGTTTATCGACATCGGCCCGATCGTGGTTTCCGTGCACCAGGACCAGGGGTTGCTCGGCATCGCATTCCATCCCGACTACGAAACCAACGGGCTCTTCTACCTGGCCTATACCGACTACAACGTGAACGGCGGTCTCGTGGTCTCGCAATACCGCGTATCGGCGGATGATCCGAACAAGGCCGACCCGGACTATGCCGTCGATATCATCAAGATCCCGCATCCGACGCCGATCCTGAACGGCGGCACGATTCATTTCGGCCCGAACGACGGCTATCTCTATATCGGCAGCGGCAACGGCGCGTTCTTCGGCGTGCACGACCTTTTCACGGCGCAGGAGATGGACCAGAGCCTCGGCAAGATTCTGCGCATCAATATCGTGAACGACGAAAACGGCACGTACTACACGATTCCGCCCGACAATCCGTACAACGCCAGCTACACCTACCCCGCCGCGCCCGTTACCTTTGCGATGGGATTGCGCAATCCCTGGTCGTGGCAGTTCGACTATGAAACCGGGGATATGTACATCACCGATGTCGGTGAGATGTCCTGGGAAGAGATCAACTTCATTCCCGCATCCAGCAATGGCGGCCAGAATTTCGGTTGGCCGATGTGGGAAGGGGCCCACTGCGTCAACTATCTGAGCACCGGCTCGTGCCCGGAGATGGGCACGTTGCCGGTCGCGGAGTATCCACATGTGGGGTACGGATGCGCGGTGGCAGGGGTGGGCGTCTATCGTGGCGACGACATTCCCTTCCTCGAGGGCTTCTTCCTGGCGGTCGACTATTGCACCGGCAAGATTCTGAGCCTCTCGCACGATTCCGTGGGCAAGTGGCAGTTCCAGGAGCTGGCCGACCTCTACCTGCTCTTGCTTGGCGGAGGTGTGAGCGAAGATGGGGAAGCCTATGTGCTCTCCTGCGATTGCGGGCTCGGCCCAGGCAAAGCAGAGAACAATCCCGGCACGGTTTGGAAGGTCGTGAGCACGGCCAACATTCCGGAAGGAGTCGAGGTCGCGCCGAACGGGTAG
- the mbhE gene encoding hydrogen gas-evolving membrane-bound hydrogenase subunit E: MNATLALLLAALIAAPLTAAFGTARPSLTRPVAIVTTAIAFLAALYNAARPGPAIDKEWAPAWGMRLHFEADGLAVLFALLATGIGLLVVVYASGYIPLHLHHEHRPDADQTRFFAFILLFMGAMTGLVMAQDLMLIFLFWDLTAIASYYLIGFDTQKREARISAFTALIVTGISAVGFLIGALMLDAEFGSFQLPVLIRDIVPNDESDIALVLILIAALAKSAQVPLHFWLPRAMAAPTPVSAYLHSAAMVAAGVFLIGRFYPLIALREWMLDLLIVVGVASMLTGGILALTRDNMKQLLAYSTIAQYGYIVTMFGLGGKAGVFGAMFAIIAHGLGKSALFLTAGTVTEATGARELSQTGGLRRTMPLLAVASGISAASLAAIPLTMGFFKDEYFFEAAAHHGRAMQIIAVVAASMTFCYLARFWWGIFCGPEIGAPRPVSFTLVAPIAALGALSLIGGIWPEPFARVASRAGQVALQSDDALHPAYHLHWTIENGMAIAAIGIGLVLFLTRRIWFDTVEVAELFGARFGPERVYRAGVLNLNNLSDRIHWIEVRDLRSRVATVLAPAALMVVITLIFTNADNSFRMGNVHRDDWPLIMMVAVASIAGVAAAFPRDHFSMALALSGVGFAISVVFALLRAPDVALVAVLVETLFGLLFFAFLALLPRNVEHADVVPSDEPQEAAHTHRVRDSVLAAFGGLLAFLVAWGVLSRPAPVDSILEEYVDLTPEAHGDAIVTVILADFRGLDTMGEITVIGIAFLGIATFIRRRRLR, from the coding sequence ATGAACGCCACGCTTGCCCTGCTGCTGGCTGCTCTCATTGCCGCCCCGTTGACCGCGGCGTTCGGGACCGCGCGCCCGTCACTCACCCGACCGGTCGCCATCGTCACCACGGCCATCGCGTTCCTGGCCGCGCTCTACAATGCTGCTCGCCCCGGCCCGGCCATCGACAAGGAGTGGGCCCCCGCCTGGGGGATGCGGCTCCACTTCGAAGCCGATGGCCTCGCGGTGCTGTTCGCCCTGCTGGCTACCGGGATCGGGCTGCTCGTGGTCGTCTACGCCAGCGGCTATATCCCGCTCCATCTCCATCACGAGCACCGGCCAGACGCCGACCAAACGCGCTTCTTCGCGTTCATCCTCCTCTTTATGGGCGCCATGACTGGCCTGGTCATGGCGCAGGACTTGATGCTGATCTTCCTCTTCTGGGATTTGACGGCCATCGCTTCGTACTACCTGATCGGCTTCGATACGCAAAAGCGCGAAGCGCGCATCTCAGCCTTCACAGCGCTCATCGTGACCGGCATCAGCGCGGTCGGTTTCCTGATCGGCGCGTTGATGCTCGATGCCGAATTCGGCTCGTTTCAGCTTCCGGTCCTGATCCGCGACATCGTGCCCAACGATGAATCCGACATTGCCCTGGTGCTGATCCTCATTGCCGCGCTGGCAAAAAGCGCCCAGGTTCCCCTGCACTTCTGGTTGCCGCGCGCCATGGCCGCGCCCACGCCCGTTTCCGCCTATCTCCATTCGGCGGCCATGGTGGCGGCCGGCGTCTTCCTGATCGGGCGGTTCTATCCGCTCATCGCGCTGCGGGAGTGGATGCTCGACCTGCTGATCGTGGTCGGCGTGGCCTCGATGTTGACCGGGGGCATCCTCGCGCTCACACGTGACAACATGAAGCAATTGCTCGCCTATTCCACGATCGCGCAATACGGTTATATCGTAACCATGTTCGGGCTTGGGGGGAAAGCCGGTGTCTTTGGGGCGATGTTCGCCATCATTGCGCACGGGCTGGGCAAGAGCGCCCTCTTCCTGACTGCCGGAACAGTCACCGAAGCGACCGGCGCGCGTGAGCTCAGCCAAACAGGCGGCCTGCGCCGCACCATGCCGCTCCTGGCGGTTGCCAGCGGCATCTCCGCCGCGTCGCTGGCGGCGATCCCGCTGACCATGGGGTTCTTCAAGGACGAATATTTCTTCGAAGCCGCCGCGCACCATGGCCGCGCCATGCAGATCATCGCGGTCGTGGCCGCGTCCATGACCTTCTGCTATCTGGCGCGGTTCTGGTGGGGAATCTTCTGCGGACCGGAGATCGGAGCGCCGCGGCCGGTCTCCTTCACGCTGGTGGCGCCCATTGCCGCGCTCGGCGCGCTCTCACTCATCGGCGGCATCTGGCCCGAACCGTTCGCCAGGGTTGCATCCAGAGCCGGACAAGTCGCCCTGCAAAGCGACGATGCGCTCCATCCTGCCTATCACCTGCACTGGACCATCGAGAACGGTATGGCGATTGCCGCCATTGGCATCGGGTTGGTGCTTTTCCTGACACGCCGCATCTGGTTCGACACAGTCGAGGTGGCCGAGCTCTTTGGCGCGCGCTTTGGTCCGGAACGGGTCTACCGCGCCGGTGTGCTGAATCTCAACAATCTGTCCGACCGGATTCACTGGATCGAAGTGCGCGACCTGCGCAGCCGCGTAGCCACGGTGCTTGCCCCGGCGGCGCTGATGGTGGTGATCACGCTCATCTTCACCAATGCCGACAACTCGTTTCGCATGGGCAATGTGCATCGGGACGATTGGCCGCTGATCATGATGGTGGCGGTAGCGAGCATTGCCGGCGTGGCGGCGGCATTCCCGCGTGATCACTTCTCCATGGCGCTCGCGCTTTCCGGGGTTGGGTTCGCGATCTCGGTGGTGTTCGCCCTGTTGCGGGCGCCCGATGTGGCATTGGTGGCGGTGCTGGTGGAGACCCTCTTCGGCCTCCTCTTCTTCGCCTTTCTGGCTCTGCTCCCACGCAACGTGGAGCATGCCGATGTCGTCCCCTCGGATGAGCCACAGGAAGCGGCGCATACTCACCGGGTGCGCGATTCGGTGTTGGCGGCCTTCGGCGGGTTGTTGGCATTCCTGGTGGCGTGGGGCGTGCTCTCCCGTCCGGCCCCGGTCGACAGCATCCTGGAGGAATACGTCGATCTCACCCCGGAAGCTCATGGCGACGCCATCGTGACGGTCATCCTGGCCGACTTCCGCGGACTCGACACCATGGGAGAGATCACCGTGATCGGCATTGCCTTCCTCGGCATCGCCACCTTCATTCGGCGGAGGCGGTTGCGATGA
- a CDS encoding MnhB domain-containing protein, protein MNNGMAKQAARLLLVPTWMVAFAILIKGYSDSGDGFSAGVIAALGVIMVYVTYGTETAETMRPVRYARQTAMIGLLLALATAFFPVLRGEPIMTHYPGPDRDAMHIGALELTTPFLFDIGVFLLVMGVCVGIFDLLAHATRRERRS, encoded by the coding sequence ATGAACAACGGCATGGCCAAGCAGGCCGCTCGCCTGTTGCTCGTACCGACCTGGATGGTTGCCTTCGCTATCCTGATCAAGGGCTACTCCGATTCCGGCGATGGTTTCAGCGCGGGGGTGATTGCCGCGCTGGGCGTGATCATGGTGTATGTCACCTACGGCACCGAAACCGCGGAAACGATGCGCCCGGTGCGCTATGCGCGCCAAACTGCCATGATCGGTTTGCTGCTGGCGCTCGCCACGGCGTTCTTTCCCGTCCTGCGCGGGGAGCCGATTATGACCCACTACCCTGGCCCCGACAGGGATGCGATGCACATCGGCGCGCTGGAGCTGACCACACCGTTCCTCTTCGATATCGGCGTGTTCCTGCTGGTGATGGGCGTGTGCGTCGGTATCTTCGATCTGCTGGCGCATGCCACCCGCCGGGAGCGGCGCTCATGA
- a CDS encoding sodium:proton antiporter — translation MTLIVSLAIGLLFAAGSYLLLQHDFIKVVGGTILISHSVNLFIMSSGLSRGTEPIYPLIPGEAISDPVVQAMVLTAIVISFGVSALLISLIYRVYVAHRSVDIEHISDFEERLVQLEEEQVPPEPGIEVLQDREVDDERTRQAAGSTQYGGGE, via the coding sequence ATGACGCTGATCGTCTCGCTCGCCATCGGGTTGCTCTTCGCGGCTGGCAGCTATCTGCTGCTGCAGCATGACTTCATCAAGGTCGTGGGCGGCACGATCCTGATCTCCCACTCGGTGAACCTCTTCATCATGTCTTCCGGGCTCAGCCGAGGCACCGAGCCGATCTATCCCCTGATTCCTGGGGAAGCAATCAGCGATCCGGTGGTGCAAGCCATGGTGCTCACCGCCATCGTCATCAGCTTTGGGGTTTCGGCGCTCCTCATCAGCCTCATCTACCGCGTGTATGTGGCGCATCGCTCGGTCGACATCGAGCACATTTCCGACTTCGAGGAACGCCTGGTCCAGCTCGAAGAAGAACAAGTTCCGCCCGAACCCGGCATCGAGGTCCTCCAGGACCGAGAGGTGGACGACGAACGCACGCGGCAGGCGGCAGGCAGCACGCAGTACGGAGGTGGCGAGTGA
- a CDS encoding proton-conducting transporter membrane subunit translates to MLIVLGLGILWIAGVCVAILDGRRKRVGWLAVAALIAAIAALVALADQVRDEGPQQMIAGDWNAGVGIGLRADMLGVTFALLSLGVLLAALIFEVCNGVRSQSFPALVLLLGAGLTGVFLTADAFNFYVFFEIAMISSYVLTGYGDEGRQLRSATIFAIVNLLGSAFFLMGIAALYHQTGRLDMAGIAQRVAVLAPESVILSAVLIFTAFGIKLGIFPFHFWLPAVYTGTRPAVAAILSGAVANIGTYGLLRWGGGMLPDELETAAPMFFALGVISILYGSLQALSRRSVAEVVAYSSIGQVGFILVALAIGGPLGFSAAVLFAIVNAVNKTLLFLTENLRGWLTGFAFAVGAFSVAGVPPAGGFLGKAGLFRVAAEEDNWVVIALVVAGSVLSFVYMFQIYQRRFWTPDAGDSAHAVASPTSVRAVVVVLAVITLLIGIWPEPVLWVSDQAGQFAVTSP, encoded by the coding sequence ATGTTGATCGTGCTGGGGCTGGGGATACTCTGGATCGCGGGGGTCTGCGTCGCGATTCTGGACGGGCGGCGCAAGCGAGTCGGCTGGCTGGCCGTGGCGGCGCTGATCGCGGCCATCGCGGCGCTGGTGGCGCTCGCCGATCAGGTGCGCGACGAGGGGCCGCAACAGATGATCGCGGGCGATTGGAACGCCGGTGTCGGCATCGGTCTGCGGGCCGATATGCTGGGCGTCACCTTCGCGTTGCTCTCGCTGGGCGTGCTGCTGGCCGCCCTGATCTTCGAAGTCTGCAATGGGGTGCGCTCGCAGTCGTTCCCGGCCCTTGTCTTGCTGCTGGGCGCCGGGCTCACCGGGGTTTTCCTGACCGCGGACGCATTCAACTTCTATGTCTTTTTCGAGATCGCCATGATCTCGTCCTATGTCCTTACCGGCTACGGCGACGAGGGACGCCAGCTCCGCTCGGCCACGATCTTCGCAATTGTGAATCTGCTCGGCTCGGCCTTTTTCCTGATGGGCATTGCCGCGCTCTATCACCAAACGGGCCGGCTCGACATGGCGGGTATCGCCCAGCGGGTTGCGGTGCTCGCTCCCGAGTCGGTCATTCTCAGCGCGGTGCTCATCTTCACGGCCTTCGGCATCAAGCTTGGCATCTTCCCCTTCCACTTCTGGCTGCCCGCGGTCTATACCGGCACCCGACCGGCGGTGGCCGCCATCCTGAGCGGGGCTGTGGCAAACATCGGCACCTACGGCCTGTTGCGCTGGGGCGGCGGCATGTTGCCAGACGAATTGGAGACGGCCGCCCCGATGTTCTTCGCGCTGGGGGTCATCTCGATTCTCTACGGATCGTTGCAGGCGCTCTCGCGCCGGTCGGTGGCGGAAGTGGTGGCCTATTCGTCGATCGGCCAGGTTGGCTTCATCCTGGTCGCGCTTGCCATCGGCGGGCCGCTCGGTTTCAGCGCGGCGGTCCTCTTCGCTATCGTCAACGCGGTCAACAAGACATTGCTCTTCCTGACCGAGAATCTGCGCGGCTGGTTGACCGGGTTTGCCTTCGCGGTGGGTGCGTTCAGTGTGGCCGGGGTGCCCCCGGCCGGTGGTTTCCTGGGGAAGGCCGGACTCTTCCGGGTCGCAGCGGAGGAGGACAACTGGGTCGTCATCGCGCTGGTGGTCGCTGGTAGCGTGCTCTCGTTCGTCTACATGTTCCAGATCTACCAACGCCGCTTCTGGACGCCAGATGCCGGGGACTCGGCCCACGCAGTGGCGAGTCCGACCTCGGTGCGCGCGGTGGTGGTGGTGCTGGCGGTGATTACCTTGCTGATCGGCATTTGGCCTGAGCCGGTTCTCTGGGTGAGCGATCAGGCGGGCCAGTTTGCGGTGACGTCGCCATGA
- a CDS encoding Na+/H+ antiporter subunit E yields the protein MIRAAFIVILLAAVFCLTLASYDPWDMLIGAILGSIVLALFHDAVPGIPGKSGRELPSLPSRMIHFIPFAGITIWEILIGSVRVAAIVIGIRKLEHPGIVAVPIGERSKLGVIVTGITTSLAPGSILLDIDWGRNLMLVHVMDASDPDQIRADMQELYDRYQRKVFP from the coding sequence ATGATCCGCGCGGCGTTCATCGTCATCCTGCTGGCGGCCGTCTTTTGCCTGACGCTCGCCAGCTACGATCCCTGGGACATGCTGATCGGCGCGATTCTCGGTTCGATCGTGCTGGCGCTTTTCCATGATGCGGTGCCTGGCATACCTGGCAAGTCAGGCCGCGAGCTCCCCTCGCTTCCCAGCCGGATGATCCACTTCATTCCCTTTGCCGGCATCACCATCTGGGAGATCCTGATCGGATCGGTGCGTGTGGCGGCCATCGTGATCGGGATCCGCAAACTGGAGCATCCAGGTATCGTGGCCGTGCCGATCGGCGAACGGAGCAAGCTCGGCGTCATCGTGACCGGAATCACCACCTCCCTGGCGCCAGGCTCCATCCTGCTCGATATCGACTGGGGCCGGAATTTGATGCTGGTGCATGTGATGGACGCGAGCGACCCCGACCAGATCCGCGCCGACATGCAGGAACTCTATGACCGCTATCAACGAAAGGTCTTCCCATGA
- a CDS encoding monovalent cation/H+ antiporter complex subunit F: MHELVFRGAALWMAVLICVCLLTVVRARSSLTRVLALDMVTLLLIALLILYSDSRRVGYYLDAALVLSLLSFLATIAAARYHSEGEIF; this comes from the coding sequence ATGCATGAGCTCGTTTTTCGCGGAGCGGCGCTGTGGATGGCGGTGCTGATCTGCGTCTGTCTGCTGACCGTGGTGCGGGCCCGCTCGTCACTGACGCGGGTGCTGGCGCTGGACATGGTGACGTTGTTGCTGATCGCCCTGTTGATCCTCTACTCCGATTCGCGCCGGGTGGGGTACTACCTCGATGCCGCGCTGGTGCTTTCGCTCCTCTCTTTCCTGGCGACAATTGCCGCAGCCCGCTATCACAGTGAGGGGGAGATTTTCTGA
- the mnhG gene encoding monovalent cation/H(+) antiporter subunit G, producing MLSDRLGNLGPYLADTLVVMGVVIMTLGVIGIIRMPDVYTKLHAASKAVFLGTIGFTMASIVTNDWEIIARVILIAGMLMITTPVASQVIARAAAIEHELMRSPGAVDESIYDLVLRDELAYLPIERGESVRAVIRDRKHKNEIGWQPRHPHVHPHPANDEKQDGSQ from the coding sequence ATGCTCTCTGACCGGTTGGGCAATCTGGGTCCATACCTGGCCGACACGCTCGTGGTCATGGGCGTGGTCATCATGACGCTGGGGGTTATCGGCATCATTCGCATGCCGGACGTGTACACCAAGCTGCACGCCGCCAGCAAAGCAGTCTTTCTCGGCACCATCGGATTCACGATGGCGTCGATCGTGACCAACGATTGGGAGATCATCGCCCGGGTGATCCTGATCGCTGGTATGCTCATGATCACGACTCCCGTGGCTTCCCAGGTGATCGCCCGGGCGGCCGCGATCGAGCACGAGTTGATGCGCTCGCCGGGCGCGGTGGACGAATCGATCTACGATCTCGTGTTGCGGGACGAGCTTGCATATCTCCCGATCGAACGGGGAGAATCCGTCCGCGCGGTGATTCGCGACCGCAAGCACAAGAACGAGATCGGCTGGCAACCGCGCCATCCGCATGTGCATCCGCATCCGGCCAACGACGAGAAACAGGACGGTTCCCAGTGA